The proteins below are encoded in one region of Lactuca sativa cultivar Salinas chromosome 3, Lsat_Salinas_v11, whole genome shotgun sequence:
- the LOC111920232 gene encoding probable E3 ubiquitin-protein ligase RHB1A: protein MGGCCSSSRKFQFQGTPVYYYCPPPLEQSETSSPHNGPFPGRLHIDVNLDMSIPDTYRSPPTPIPFDVVLGIPQSTNNAPDDQAFCDLAYQKPIPIPIPVNVKELDHEAEGGTPFVESTKKVDVGFQISKVLDASKVEEEDVCPTCFEEYNEENPRIITKCNHQFHLSCILEWMERNHTCPFCSQEMDFEVL, encoded by the exons ATGGGAGGTTGTTGTTCTTCATCTCGGAAATTCCAATTCCAAGGAACACCTGTCTATTACTAC TGTCCACCACCTTTAGAGCAAAGTGAAACATCATCACCCCACAATGGTCCATTTCCTGGGAGACTACATATCGATGTAAATCTTGACATGTCAATTCCGGACACTTATCGATCTCCGCCAACACCGATTCCGTTCGATGTGGTCTTAGGAATTCCACAATCAACAAACAACGCTCCTGATGACCAAGCCTTTTGTGATCTTGCTTATCAGAAACcgattccgattccgattccgGTGAATGTTAAGGAATTAGACCATGAAGCCGAGGGTGGCACCCCTTTTGTCGAGTCCACAAAGAAGGTTGATGTTGGATTTCAAATATCGAAAGTTCTTGATGCTTCGAAAGTAGAAGAGGAGGATGTTTGTCCCACTTGTTTTGAAG AGTATAATGAAGAGAATCCaagaattataacaaaatgtaacCATCAATTTCACCTTTCGTGCATTCTCGAGTGGATGGAAAGAAATCACACTTGCCCATTTTGCAGTCAG GAAATGGACTTTGAAGTTCTATAG
- the LOC128132966 gene encoding uncharacterized protein At4g04775-like, which produces MSSSSSIKSIRSRRIVRNGEVELCKCNEEAPMFTSWTAKNPGRRFYGCPNYKDESMNCKYFMWIDDELTTQRYKDLLFNMHHDMKGMEDEIKELKLKLKKKPCLECEERRVKYLKVECPNKKKTKRNVENKQSTQHFINSLQRGMLIQSGSVSK; this is translated from the exons ATGTCATCTTCTTCAAGTATCAAGAGCATCAGAAGTAGAAGGATAGTAAGGAATGGTGAAGTTGAATTGTGCAAGTGTAATGAAGAAGCTCCTATGTTTACATCATGGACTGCAAAGAATCCTGGTAGAAGATTTTATGGATGTCCAAATTACAAG GATGAAAGTATGAATTGCAAGTATTTCATGTGGATTGATGATGAACTTACAACCCAAAGGTACAAGGATCTACTCTTCAATATGCACCATGATATGAAGGGTATGGAAGATGAGATCAAAGAATTAAAGTTAAAGTTGAAGAAAAAGCCGTGTTTAGAATGTGAAGAACGAAGAGTAAA ATATTTGAAAGTagaatgtcctaataagaaaaagACAAAAAGGAATGTAGAAAATAAACAAAGTACACAACATTTCATAAACAGTTTACAAAGGGGAATGTTAATCCAAAGTGGATCAGTTTCTAAATAA